ttatttttatttacagtacttttagtaataatctttcaatttctacaaaataaaCAATATCCAAATacttttggggggggggggggggaatgacAAACACAACCCTTacagaataaaaaagaaatatggaAATTACATTTCACAGTTGTAGAACCAACTGTTATGTTGTTACCTCTTTTATATTAAACCCTTCAGGGACCAAGGGAGACCCCACAAATTTGCCTTAAAAATATgtgcaaaatttttaaaaaaaaaaattaaattacatttaaTCCTCTCTCAATAATAagtttctcaaaacaaaaatttattagatcaaaaataccctaaaaatataaaaaaaccaaCTAGCTTTCACCTATGCCCcgcctaaaataaaaataaaaaggactaAATTTAAGTGGTTTTATACCATATTGAGGTGTTGAATGCCTCACGAAATGTTggaattaattttatttaaaaaaattggatacATTTTATAATGACTTTGTTTTCTTGACCATAAAACGCTTAAACATTAGGATTGGgaattatattctttttgtccttttatttttattagttatattatttactaaattTAGTTATAAGAATGATTTATccaatttttctatatatatagaaaatgtagtttaaCTTTGTTCGTATGTATATAATTAagataataaagaaaaacaattatgttttgaaaattatctccattttctttatattgtaTGTAGTTTTGGTAAGTAGCGACTAGCGTCAATATGAatgtgccattttttttttatcaattgtttggtttttttgtcttctcaaagttacatttttcttttatcattttatgattctcaaagttgattttttttttttttttttttttggttctcaataataatattattaatattattattgtagggatAAAGGCTCAAAACTATATATTGGGCTTTGGACCTTGACCGAGGACGTTGGTTGGTCTGAGGACGAATAAACAGTAGTGAGGGTGTTAAGCTTAGAGTCCCATGGGTATATGGCAAATGGAAAGGTTGGGGGAGATGGTTCGAGGAGTAGTACCTCCTCAGATAAACGTAGCATAGACCAGAGGTGTATCCTATCGCTCAAAGTGACCTTCCAAGAAGTTTCACTGATAGGGACGTGAATTATGAACGTACAGGAGGAATGGAAGCtcagaaatatctaagagaaagctgttaccaccgcattgaatgctctgtagctaactctctagCCGCATCAATGAGGAAGTGATATTTGAACAGtatttttcagccttacagctacctCCAAAGAGTTCAGGAaggggctgataggacaagtattaACACCAACCATCTAGCCTGCAcgtggagggtagagatgaaaggGGAAGATAGTATTTAAAGAGAAGGAGGCAATGAGAGTTGGTGATCgagaaatcaagagaaaaaCTCTGTAGCAATTAGGAAACagacttgtaatcaaacttaagaTAAATATAagagaactgatctcctcggactgtgccgaGGACATTTTCTTCAGCTTAAATCAATCTTTCTTTCTATTCTTGTCTTTTGgacccactttctacaaattaattgttttgggttttttggacCTGGGTTCATCAATCCTTTGGGCTGAGAACCAAATTGGgtccttacaattattattattattattattatttgtgtttgaattaagATGCCAAATAGGATATGAACaacatgattttatttatataagagAATGTATTGTAATCTCTGACTTTAGAGTAAGAGAAGTTATAAATTGTACAACTTGATAGATGATTAACTTGCattgtattaagaaataattattatctttttatttatatttcattaaGATTTAATAGACATAAGTTTTATATTTGTATAGCTCTTATTATTAAACTATGAGATTTTATTTTCATACTCTAACTcccaaaagaaaatttcctGACTCTATCTCTATTCACAATATTGACAAAATAGAGAACTCTAAATATTCTTATTAAAAGGGAAAGCTTCGTGTTTTCTTActgtatttattattattttgtatctaaatatagttattttttttagttacaaaACAAGGTactgtctctcttttttttggcaaagGATTTGGACAGAACTTAacccttttaaaattttaacttcttcACTTAATTTGGATAAAATCCACGTGAAAGATTTCATGACTCTAACACTAATTGCACCTTCGTTATCAGTCATTGATCAATCAGAACTTTGAAccaaacaaattatttaaaaaaatagtgaaattatattttaccccCTAAACTATACTCCTTTTACAATTACTGCCCTTAACTATAAGAATATACCCTTTACCCCTTTAAACTATATCCCTTTTACACTTATCCCTTGAACTATAAGAATGTATACTTATTCCCTAAActattatgtataaaatatggTGCAAATGTAAAGTATTACACGGGTAATAATTTAGGATGGTAAATACGTATGCTTATAGTTTAGAAAACAAGTGTTATGCAGGTAATAGTTAGAGGGAAAAGATTGTACAatttaggagaaaaaaaaaaaaaaaaaaaaccacccaaACAAATTATTCATCACTTCATGATTGTTCTATACACCTAGTATTGCTCATTTATGGCCAATACaaactcaattaatttttgtgaaATGTTTATAGCCTTGCTATTAGCTTTAGACTTATCTAATTTTGTTTCCTATCGTACTGTTAGAGTTGATGCAAGATCAAGATCTGACACTAGGACAGctatttaagttaaaaaaacaaagaaattcaaataagaaaaaaaaaagaaaaagaaaaaaagaaaaaagaagaagggaatattgatggtttcaAATTATCAGTATGCTTGATTCAGAAACATACTACTGCTCCTACTTCTACCAGTGTCTACAGTCTACTACAACTCAAACTGTCAAGCATCATTGGTGCATTATTCCCAAACCCCATTAACCAACTACCCTGCGAGGCTCTGGCCAATCAGAGAAGCAACCATTCCCATATTCAAAGCCAACTGCATTATATATGTACGGTCAAATGGTTGATTAGGAATAGGATAACATGAGCAAGCGAGCAAGTGATGCAATTAAATAACGTGTGGACTTATAGGTACATAGGTACAACAATTAACACACTGAATTCATCATTTTTCTCTGTAGTACAAACAGACATCTTTATTATGGTTCCGTAACTCAAcattatttcatatttacaaaCCGCATTTATAGCGCTCTCTTAGATTTtgtcaaaatctttttttttttcttttcttttctttttttactttccttactgaaactgaaatttcCTAATCATTAAAAAGAGCCATGATTCGAGTTATCCACatctaaaaaatgaatttaagaaaagaagaaaaaaaaaacccataaagtaaaagtgaaaaaaaaaaaacaaaaatctctgACATAAAATAGTTTTAACTATGAGAGTAGAAAATACAAGTACTCGCCTTTATTAAACGACAGCGCATAGAGTAGGGCAAAAAGATGCTTCACATGGAAGTGTCTCTTTCAAAGGCGGCGAGTTTACCATACTCGCCGTAGTagaaataaatatatgtaaatGTATTGtatggtattttggtaattttggtcCAAAACCAGTGTCATTTACCTGACAGACCATTTACTGATCCCTTTAGTAAGACTTTGGCAGAGAGAGGGGGGCTTGCTCTTCGAAACAAGTGATAAGGACACATGCATGTTCACCCATTCAACGGTCAAGattccattattttattatcGAGTCCATGATGACCGTTGGATCGAAAAACTTAACCAACCATGGTTAAACAATTTGGGGTTAAGACACTAACCATGGTTAGTTAGCTCTAAGCTCTTGGTTCCTCTCTCTGACTCAGAGTTAAGCTTTAACACGAGGCTCtctgtttggtatgtgtgtgtcTTTGAGATACAGAGAAACTCACATATAGAgataatatatagagagagagagagtgagttttttttgagagagagagagagagagagagagagagagagagagtagggatttttttctttttagctcTCTCTCAGTTTTTAGAATCATAAGGTTTCGATTTAGTCAAGATTTTATGAGATTCTGAGATCTACgaattttgatttgttttgctaagttatttgtttttgttttgttttgggttactatttttattttttgtttttcatcgCTGCAATCATCACTTACTTGATTTCAAAGATGATCACTGAggagaaaacattttcttttcatttctctcCCACGTTTTTTCTCGAGaaactttgatttttattttttctttccatcactctttctttctgtctctctttctttgcAGATCTAAGCTATGTGAGAGAATTTCCAATTAAACCCACTTCAGATCTACTCTATCTCATGTAGATCTCAGCTCATTTCCAACAAGATCTCTCAAaatcctccattttttttttttttttactttccctgaaagttaatattatttttttcggGGAAAATTGTGGGTGTTGGATTGGATGTTAAACGATGATGAATTATTTTCCGGACGAGGTTTTAGAGCACGTGTTCGATTTCGTAACATCGCACAGAGACCGAAACGCAGTGTCTTTGGTGTGTAAATTATGGTACAGAGTAGAGAGATATAGCAGGCAGCGAGTCTTCATAGGAAACTGCTATGCAATCAGTCCAGAGAGATTGATCGCCAGGTTTCCTGGGGTAAAAGCTCTGACTTTGAAAGGGAAGCCTCATTTTGCGGACTTCAATTTGGTTCCTCAAGATTGGGGAGGCTATGTGCAGCCATGGATCGAAGCTTTGGCTAGAAGTCATATTGGGTTGGAGGAGCTTAGGTTGAAGAGGATGGTGGTTTCAGATGAAAGCCTCGATGTTCTTTCTCGCTCTTTTACAAATTTCAAGTCTTTGGTGCTTGTTAGCTGTGAAGGGTTCACCACCGATGGCCTTGCAGCTATAGCTGCTAATTGTAGGTAAGAAATATTCTTTCTTGTTTTGGTTTTCTGGCATAATTTTGCTATATTTGCTAATTTTTGACTATGAGATTCCAATTGTTATAAATGGGTTTCTTTGACTGGGTCTTAGACTTGTTGATTGttgatttttggtttgtatAGAGTATGATAGTTTGTTTTTGTTGCTTTCTTAATTATTCTGCTAAGAGAAGGGTTATGTCTTGTTTTAGAGAGTTtctttttaaagcatttttattatattatttgtcTTTAGTTGATGTTGGGTTATGCTTCTTATTAGACAGTTATGTGGCTAGTAGCTAACTAAAGAAAGTTAAATTGCACATCTGTTGAAATGTTTTGTGATTGTCTTTGAAGTCTACCCAGCAGGTATGGTTATATTCCTTGTGGGGTGAACTGTGGTTTGGGTAAAATCTTTATGTGCAACTATGCCCTGACTTCTCAATGTAAATAGTTAAGCTAATATCTTTTTAAGTTGTCTATTAGCGTGTGCTGTGTTGAATATGGTTAGTCTAGGATTCGTTGGTTTTGGATTAAGATTGAGTTTATGAGCAGTGTTTCTTAACAGTAGTATAATAGCTTTTTGGTCTTGATATTTCGAttgtaatattttctctttggaGGTTTCTGGTTGAAATTGACTGGCTGGGAGGTTTAAAGAACTTGATGATTATAGGATATATTATGTGATAGATTTTGTTATGCTGATTGCTGAGAGTTGGTAGGGAGATTAGTCCTTTTAACATCCTATTTCTACTCGTTTGTTTCTTGCAGGTTTCTTAGGGAGTTGGACCTgcaagaaaatgaaattgaggaaaagaaaaaccactGGCTTGGCTGCTTCCCCGACAGTTGCACATCACTAGTCTCCCTGAATTTTGCATgcttaaaagaaattaatttagCAGCTCTTGAGAGACTTGTAGCAAGAAATCCTAATCTTAAGAGTTTGAAGTTGAACCGTGCAGTGCCTCTTGAGGCACTTCAAAGGATTTTGATGCGAGCACCTCAACTAGTGGATTTAGGAACAGGATCTTTTGTCCTTGATCGTGAATCTGATGATTCTGAGACCTACAGAAAACTGAGGACAACCATTCTGAAGTGTAGATCAATTAGGAATTTGTCAGGGTTTTTAGAGGTTGCTCCTCACTGCCTGCCAGCCATATATCCTATTTGCGTGAACCTAACCTACTTGAACCTGAGCTATGCTGCAGGGATTCATGGTTCTGAGCTAATCAAGCTAATTCGCCTCTGTGGGAAACTTCAGCGCTTATGGGTATGATCTTTTAAACCTGGTCTGACTGATGCttactttcttcttttatataaatcaatGACATAGTTTTCATAATTACTTCAGATTTTGGATTGTATCGGAGACAAGGGACTGGAAATTGTAGCTTCAACTTGTAAAGACTTGCAGGAATTGAGGGTTTTCCCATCTGATCCCTTTGGGGCTGGGCATGATGCTGTAACAGAAACTGGCCTGGTTGCTATATCCAGGGGTTGCCCAAAGCTTCATTCATTGCTGTACTTCTGTCAGCAAATGACAAATGCTGCTCTCATAGCTGTAGCTAAGAACTGTCCAAATTTTATCCGCTTTAGGTTGTGCATCCTTGACCCTACAAAACCCGACCCTGTAACCATGCAGCCACTAGATGAAGGTTTTGGAGCAATTGTTCAGTCAAGCAAGCGTCTTCGGCGATTGTCACTCTCTGGCCTTTTAACTGACAAGGTTTTCCTTTACATTGGAATGTATGCAGAGCAGCTTGAAATGCTTTCTATTGCATTTGCTGGCGAAAGTGACAAGGGAATGCTGTATGTGTTGAATGGGTGCAAGAAGCTTCGCAAGCTTGAGATCAGGGACAGCCCCTTCGGGGACATGGCACTTCTAAGGGACGTGGGAAAGTATGAGACAATGCGATCCCTTTGGATGTCGTCCTGTGATGTAACTCTTGGAGGCTGCAAGACACTTGCGAAGAAGATGCCAAGGCTTAATGTGGagataataaatgaaaatgacCAGATGGAATTTGCCCCTGAGGACAGTCAAAAAGTAGAGAAGATGTACCTGTATCGAACACTGGTCGGGCCAAGGAAAGATGCGCCGGAATTTGTGTGGACTTTGGTGTAGGTGCATTGggctatttattttcttgttatcATGTAGTTGTACTTTATTTAGGCCAACTGATTAATGGATTTTAGCTCGACGATGAGTTAGTTGAGTTAGTGTTCtgttattgttttatttacAAGAGATTTcgcatttgtaatttttgttattataaatagATTGTGTTAGAGCATTTCCTGCAAAACtctctattttagtataaaaacttattttttgtattttatatattcatttttaacacattttaaatcatattatctattttaaactctatttaattaaaatattaattttttttttatttttttaatcatacaATTTACACAACTATTATTTACAatctgaaagttcaattagtgtataaaaacACAATGAAAGGTTAGACCTTCattaacaaaattaccaattcaagttttatgacaAACGATAAGTGTGCGGAACATGAAtgagcttaatacagaattgataaacaatttaaaccaaataaaattacatccacaacagaaattaaatgacaaagattaagggaagagagatataaatacaaggacaacacacgatatgttattgaagaggaaaccgaaactctcgacgtaaaacctctccgccgccctccaaacgATAAGTAATCTATTataaaatgtagttgggatatatgaatagtaatagaccctccaagtctaatttACCCAGTATACCTAAgtcctccaaacttcttgctccaacgaggttgcgccgaacctatttcttttctagcttcccggattccgctacttgaccatagcatcaaccaatgtgaaattggttccttcctaactgattcccaaagcaccaaacagcTCTCTTACagaaatggatatggtgagaaaaagttttggtaaaaaacctctcaaggatttaacaatggagaggaagagagttgagaaatttgaaaagtctcttaatgaagattggggatgaatcaatcttatttttctctagggtttctctctcaaaattcactttggaagctctctttctttcgtgggtaaaaggagtatttatactagggtgagaatggaatgtgaagagtcaggtttttcaaaacagggctggcttgcagcttggcctcgcggcttgactgagtcgtgagTTTCAGTTACGAGATAactgaacggccagt
This DNA window, taken from Quercus robur chromosome 2, dhQueRobu3.1, whole genome shotgun sequence, encodes the following:
- the LOC126714531 gene encoding protein AUXIN SIGNALING F-BOX 2-like, with the protein product MMNYFPDEVLEHVFDFVTSHRDRNAVSLVCKLWYRVERYSRQRVFIGNCYAISPERLIARFPGVKALTLKGKPHFADFNLVPQDWGGYVQPWIEALARSHIGLEELRLKRMVVSDESLDVLSRSFTNFKSLVLVSCEGFTTDGLAAIAANCRFLRELDLQENEIEEKKNHWLGCFPDSCTSLVSLNFACLKEINLAALERLVARNPNLKSLKLNRAVPLEALQRILMRAPQLVDLGTGSFVLDRESDDSETYRKLRTTILKCRSIRNLSGFLEVAPHCLPAIYPICVNLTYLNLSYAAGIHGSELIKLIRLCGKLQRLWILDCIGDKGLEIVASTCKDLQELRVFPSDPFGAGHDAVTETGLVAISRGCPKLHSLLYFCQQMTNAALIAVAKNCPNFIRFRLCILDPTKPDPVTMQPLDEGFGAIVQSSKRLRRLSLSGLLTDKVFLYIGMYAEQLEMLSIAFAGESDKGMLYVLNGCKKLRKLEIRDSPFGDMALLRDVGKYETMRSLWMSSCDVTLGGCKTLAKKMPRLNVEIINENDQMEFAPEDSQKVEKMYLYRTLVGPRKDAPEFVWTLV